The Gammaproteobacteria bacterium region TTCCCGGCCCAAGTCATTTCTGACACTACAACAACATTACAACAATAAATCCTGCACGCTATAAAGGGGCCGACTTTTTTGCCGCTGCTGTAGAGCCGACCCCTTCGAATTCGCCCACGGATCGCGCAGGATATTGGGCGGCGAAGGCGGGCGAATTTTTAAAGGCTTCAGGTTAAGATACACACACCTCGTATCAAGCAAAGAGATTGACATGGCAACAGCAGATATCGGCCTTATCGGCCTGGCGGTAATGGGACAAAACCTGGTGCTGAATATGGCCGACCACGGTTTCACGGTCGCCGTGTTTAATCGCACCACCTCAAAGGTGGATGACTTTCTTGCCGGCGCCGCCTGTGGAAAATCCATCATCGGCAGTCACAGCCTGGAGGCCTTCTGCCAGTCACTGAAGGCGCCCCGCCGCATCATGCTGATGGTGAAGGCGGGCAGCGCGGTGGATGACTTCATTGAGTTGCTCAAACCCCATCTCGACCAGGGCGACATCATCATCGACGGCGGCAACTCCCTGTATACCGACACCCAGCGGCGTGTCGACTCGCTCGCCACCGAGGGGCTGCATTTTCTGGGCGTGGGTGTGTCCGGCGGCGAAGAAGGCGCGCGGCACGGTCCCTCGCTGATGCCCGGCGGCGACCCGGCCGCCTGGCCGGCGGTGAAAGACATTTTTCAGGCCATCGCCGCCAAGGTAGATGGCGAGCCCTGCTGCGAATGGATGGGTGAAGGCGGCGCCGGACACTACGTGAAGATGGTGCACAACGGCATCGAATACGGCGACATGCAGCTGATCTGCGAGGCCTATCAGCTGTTACGCGAGGGGCTGGGTATCCCGTTCGAGGACTTGCAGGGCATTTTTGGGCAGTGGAATGCCGGTGTGCTCGACTCCTACCTGATCGAGATCACCCGTGACATCCTCGGCGTGCGCGACACCGACGGTGAACCCCTGGTGGACAAGGTGCTGGATACCGCCGGACAGAAGGGCACGGGCAAGTGGACCGGCATCAATGCCCTGGAAAGCGGCATCCCGCTTACCCTCATTGGCGAGGCGGTCTTTGCGCGCTTTCTGTCCGCCCTTAAGGAACAACGGGTGCAGGCATCAACCCGACTGCAGGGACCTGCTACCCGGCCCAGCGTCGATACCGCGCAGATGATCCACGCCATCCACGATGCCCTGTACGCCTCCAAGATCATCTCCTATGCGCAGGGTTTTATGCTCATGGCCAGCAGCTCGGATGAAAAGGGCTGGAATCTCAACTATGGCAACATCGCCCTGGTGTGGCGCGGTGGCTGCATCATTCGCAGCCGCTTCCTGAACAACATCAAACAGGCCTTTGACAATAATCCCACGCTCAGCAACCTGCTGCTGGACGATTTTTTCAGCACCGCGATTCACGATGCCCAGGGCGGCTGGCGACGCGCAATCCAGTTTGCCGTCGGCGCGGGCATTCCCAGCCCGGCCTTTTCCTCGGCCCTGGCCTTTTACGATGGCTACCGTTCCGCCACCGTGCCGGCCAACCTGTTACAGGCCCAGCGCGATTATTTCGGGGCGCACACCTACGAGCGCACCGACCGGCCGCGCGGTGAATTTTTCCACAGCGACTGGTCGGGCAAGGCCTGAGCCTGCTTCACCACTAACCCATACCTATTTATCCATGATCACCACCGAGCATTCGCAATGTTAGAACCCTGTACCTATATTATCTTCGGCGCCACCGGCAATCTTTCCCGCCTCAAACTCATGCCGGCGCTGTATCACCTGGAAGCGGAAAAACGCCTCCCGGCTGGCGTCATGATCATGGCCATCGGCCGTCGCAAGCTGGATAAACAGGGCTGGATTAACGAACTGCGTGACATGCTCGAAACCAAGGCCCGCGGCGGTATCGACAACGACGTATTCCAGCGCTTCAGCGAGCGCATGCAGTATTTCGCCGGCGATCTTAATGAAGAGTCCCTGTATGCGGATATTCGTCACTGCATTGACAGCGAGAACAAATTCTCTAAAAACTGCGCCATCTACATGGCCCTGCAACCCGCCCAGTTCGGTATCGTTATCGACAAACTGGCAGGGGCGGAATTACTGTCCGAGGCCCATGGCTGGCGGCGCGTGATTATCGAAAAACCCTTTGGTTATGATCAGGACAGCGCCCACATGCTGGAGGCGCGACTGCACCGTAATCTGCGCGAAGAACAGATCTATCGCATTGACCACTACCTTGGCAAAAGCACGGTGCAAAACATCCTGGTGTTCCGTTTTGCCAATGTAATGATGGAGCCCTTGTGGAATCGCAACTATATCGACCATGTGCAGATCACCCATTCGGAAACCCTGGGGATCGGGGGCCGCGGTAGTTATTACGATCAATCCGGCGCCCTGCGCGACATGATCCAGAGTCATCTCATGCAGCTGCTGACCCTGGTGGCAATGGAACCTCCAGCGGCGATGGATGCCGAATCCCTGCGTGACGAAAAGGTTAAGGTGCTTAAATCCATTCGCCCGATTCCGAGCAGTGCGGTGCATGCCCAGTCATTTCGTGCCCAATATGCGAGCGGCATGGTCAATGGCAAAACGGTACCCGCCTATCTTGATGAAGAACAGGTGCGCCAACACTCCACCACGGAAACCTACGCCGCACTCAAGCTCTACATTGATAACTGGCGCTGGCGCGACGTGCCCTTCTTCCTGCGCACCGGGAAGCGCATGACTGAAACAAAGTCTGCCATCAGCATTCGCTTCAAACAGCCGCCACAACGCCTGTTCAGCAAAACCCCCATCGATACCATGCAGCCGGACTGGGTGATCATTGGTATCCAGCCAAAAGAATGCCTGCGCATCGAGATGCAGGTGAAAGAACCCGGCCCGACCATGAAGACCCGTACCATCAGCCTGGATGCCAGCCTGCGCAACGAAGGAGAAATCTCGTCCGACGCCTATGAGGATCTGTTGCTGGATATCATCAAGGGAGACCAGAGCCAGTTCCTGCGCTTCGATGAAGTGGAAGGCGCCTGGAATGTGGTTGACCCCGTCCTGCGCGTCTGGGCGACGGAACGTGATTTTATCCACACCTATCCCGCCGGCACCTGGGGACCTCAGGCAACACGCCGGCTGTTTGATCGTGAAGACCAGTTCTGGCGCCATTCTCTGGAACCGGAAATCGGCTAGCCCGCAACAATAACCACAGCCGTACAACCGGGAGTTTTAGCGGCAATGGCACCATCCAGCTATAGGGTACAGAATATTGACTCAGCACACGGGAAGGGGCATCTTGAAAAGGTCATTGACCGCGCAGAATGACTCTGCATCCATTCAACCGATAGAAGGAACTATTGTCACCATGCAACCGACACTCTCTACCCCAGCCCTGACATCAAACCCGCCCACCGTGCTTGCCGCCGGCAACACCGATAGCGAGCCCCTGGTGTTTATCATTGACGACGATGACGCGGTTCGCCACGCCCTGCAGCTGCTCATCGAATCCATGGATATACCCACCCGCGCATTCAGTCATGTGCAAGGTTTTCTGGATGTCTATGACCCCGCGCAACACGGCTGCCTGATACTGGATGTGCGCTTGCCGCAGTTCAGCGGTCTGGAGTTACAGGAATACCTGCAACGCGAAGGCATCAACATTCCGATCATTTTTATTTCCGGCCACAGCAATGTCCCCATGGCGGTGCGCACAATCAAGGCCGGCGCCATCGACTTCCTCGAAAAGCCGTTTGATGACCAAATGCTGCTGGACAGCATTCAGAAGGCATTAGAGATCGACAGGGAAATGCGCGCTGAAACACTCTGGCGCACGCTGATATTGCAGTATCTCGGGCAGCTTTCACGCCGCGAACAGGAGGTGTTGCGTCTGTTGCTACAGGGAAAGGCCAACAAGGTGATTGCACACCAGCTGAGCCTCAGCACCAAAACCATCGAGACCCATCGCGCGCATATCATGCGAAAACTGGGGGTTAATTCCCTGGCCGGACTGGTGTGGATGGCATTACGCTCCGGGGAATATCACGAACTGCCGGACCATCTGCCCTTCACACCGCCATCGGTCAGCCCCGGCATATTGTCCACGCGTTAATCGCACGTTCATCTTGCGCTCATCTCACGTTCATCTCACGTTAAGGGTGCCTCTAAAAATTCGATCAAGGTGCGAGGGAAAGGCGGAAATGGTCGAAAAAGCGCAGTGTACACGTACACGTAGTACATGAGCATTTTTCGGACATTTCCAACGCAGCCATCGCGGCTTCAGCGGATTTTTAGAGGTGCCCTTAAGAAAACACCGGCCAACAGAAACCTGTCGACCTAGCCCTTGCGCTTTACAAAGGTCTTTAAACGCTGGCGCTTATCGATCTGCCGTTTCGTCAGAATATTCTTTCTGCCCTCAAACGGATTACTACCGGTCTTGAACTCGATGCGGATGGGCGTACCTTCCAGCTTGAGCGCATTGCGGAAGGTATTCTGCAAATAGCGCCGATAGGCATCCGGCACATCTTTGGTCTGATTGCCATGAATGATAATGGTCGGCGGATTACGTCCACCCTGATGGGCGTAGCGTAGCTTGATGCGCCGACCATGCACCGTCGGCGGCTGATGGGCCTCCACCGCCTTTTCCAGAATGCGCGTCAGCTCCGGTGTCGGGAAGTGACGCGTCGCCGACAGGTAGGCCTTCTGGATCGGCTTGAACAGATCGCCCACGCCGGTGCCGTGCAAGGCCGAGATAAAGTGTAATTTTGCAAAATCAACAAATTGCAGTTTTCGATCCAGCTCGTATTTCACCCGCTCCCGCTCGGACGCTTCCAGCCCATCCCATTTATTGACAGCGATCACCAGCGCACGGCCTTCATCCAGCACAAAACCCAGCAGGTGGGCGTCCTGGTCACTGATGCCTTCGTGCGCATCGATCACCAGCACCACCACATTTGCACGCTCGATCGCCTGCATGGCCTTGATGACGCTAAATTTTTCCAGCATGTCATGGACATTCTTGCGCCGGCGCACACCCGCAGTATCAATGAAGGTGTAACGCTGGCCGCGGCGCTCGAACGGTACGTAGATACTGTCACGTGTCGTACCGGGCATATCATAGGCCAGCACCCGCTGTTCCCCGAGGATGCGATTGATCAGGGTGGATTTGCCCACATTGGGTTTACCGACGATGGCGATCTTGATGCCATGATCTTCTTCCTCTTCTTCAATCTCCGATTCATCGCGCTTCGGCAGAACCTCGGACATCAGATCATTCACGCCGCCCCGCTGGCTGGCGGTGATCCCCAGCGGCACACCCAGACCAAGGTTATGAAAATCCGCAATCACTACTTGCAGTTCTGCACCATCGATCTTGTTGACCACCAGGTGGACTTTTTTGCCCACACTGCGCAGACGTTTGGCAATTTCATGGTCGCCGGCCACCAGACCATCACGGGCATCGACCATAAACAACACCACATCCGCCTCTTCCACCGCCAACCAGGCCTGATCGGCCATCAGTCCGTCAATGCCTTCCTTCTCGCCACTGAGTCCGCCGGTATCGACCACCAGATAGGGATAATCACCCACACGGCCTTCGCCATATTTACGATCGCGCGTCAGCCCCGGCTGGTCGGCAACCAGCGCATCCCGAGACCGGGTAAGACAATTAAACAGGGTCGATTTTCCGACATTCGGACGACCAACGAGGGCGATTACGGGTTTCATATCAGGTCGCTATTGTGTTGAGCATGAATAATTCTAGCGGGATACGGCAAACGGGCGTCTAGAAGCCAGCCTGAAAACGGTCAATGCGCCGGTGTCATCCCGCACATACAGGGTATCCGCCACCGCCAGTGGGGGAACGGTGACGCTGCGACGGCGCTCATCCTGTTCTTCGTCTTCCCACACATGATTCAATTTTCCCCAGCTGACCGCGAGATTATTGCGCGCGATAAATTGTCCGTCATCGCGCGATAACCAGTGCATAAACCCGTCAAAATCCGCCACTACGACGCTATCGCCGACCACTGCGGGGGCGCTGAGCTCGCGTCCCTGCAGATTGTCCTGCCGCCACAGGGTCGCACCGGTACGGCCGTCGAGCGCCCACACCTTGCTCTGCGCATCGGTCACAAACACCTGACCCACGCCAACCGCAAGCCCTGTATAGGATGACATGTCACGCGCCCACACCACGTTGCCGTTTACCACGGAGATGGCCGCCACGCGCCCCTGAAAACTGCTGACATAGACGATGCCATCTTCGACCTGAAACAGGCCATCGATATCCACCAGGCGCTCCAGGTCGGTGCGACCATGGGGGGTCGCGATGGTGGCCTCCCACAATAGTTCGCCATCGGTCAGGCGGAGGGCAACCAGACGCCCATCCGAAAAACCGGCGAGGATCTTGTCGTCAACCACCAGCGGCGCACTGGTGCCACGCAGGGTCAGGTTTGGAATCGAGCGTGCGTAGACCCAGAGCCTGTTGCCGGTCGCGACATCATGCACGCTGATCTTGCCATCAATGGTCTGCACCACCACCTGCTCATTGGCAACCACGGGGGCGGCAAGCATTTCGCTGCTGATACGCTGACGCCATTGTTCCGCACCGGTCTCCTTGTCCAGCGCCACCAGCTCCGCCTTGCGGGTCGCGACAAACAGATGTCGGGCGCCAATACCCGGACCGCCGGCAAGCGCCTCACCCAGATTCACACGCCAAAGCCGTTTTCCCTTATGCCCGTCCAATGCGGAAACACCGCCGTCTCTGTCGGCGAGGTACACCCGCTCGCCATCAACCTTGACGGGCAATTGTGCGTGCGCCGAGGGGGGGACATCACCGGTCTGCACCGCCCACAGCGGGGTCACTGCCAGTCGCGTGTCGATACTCGCCAGTGGCGTGGCATTGGAATAGTCTTTCTGCGAGGAACCGCAGGCCGTGAGCAGGCCGCCTGCGAGCAACGCCGATAACACCACGATGCGTTTGAGCACGACATTCATGGTCAGGAGACATCTCCGGCAGCTGCCTGCGCGGGATCAGCGGCGGCACCCAGATCATCCAGCTTCATCTGCAGCAGTTCACGGCCACGTTCGGCGGGGGTCAGTGCGACCAGCGCCCGCGTATACGCCGTGCGCGCCGCCTCAGGCTGACCGGCGGCAAGGTGGATGTCGCCGCGCAGTTCTTCATAGGCGGCCGTGTACACGCCGGTGTCTGCGCCTGCCAGCAGAGCCAGGGCCTCGTCAAACTTTGCCTCGGCCAGTAACAATTTTGCCAGCCGCAGGCGTGCCTCCTGCTTCACCGCCGGCTCCTCGCTGTTGTCCAGCGCCCAACGCAGATGTGAACTGGCCGCGGCGGCATCACCCGCGTTCAGCTTGATGGTGGCCATGGCCAGGGCCGCCAACGATGAATAGGGCGTATCCGCAAACTGTCCCAGCAATAGCGCGCCCTGCGTGGAGGCATCCTCGATGCTGCCGCGCGACATCTGCTCCAGCATCATCTGATAGTTCGCCGATGCGGCCTCGGCATAGGCCTGCTGGTTATCCAGCCAGGCCCGGCCGCCCCATAAGGCGCTAATCCCGATCACCACCCCACCGATGACTGACCATTTATTGTCGTGCCACCATTTTTTAATGGCCTCGACCTGTTGTTCTTCCGTTGTATATACGTCCACGGCTGCTCTCCGTTAATGTTGCTGTGTGCCTAGTGTAGTGTCTCATATAAAACGCATATTTAGACGAGACAGAGTTTAGGTGTACCCCAAAGATCCTGTCTCGCCCTACAGGAAGCCACTCAAGGCGCAATTGCTGCGTTGCAGACCTTGGAAAGGTAGCCGACATTCCCTGCGGTCTGCGCCTTGCACTTGCGCCTTGAGTGGCTTTCTAAATACACATTTTATATAAGACACTACACTGATATTTTTAACTATTTACCGTTATTGCTGTTTTTACTGGCGGTGTTCTCTTTGCCCGGGCAGACAAACCTCAGGCGATGATATCTTTCAGCCATGCCGGCACAGCGCTCTGCTGGAGCATCTCCTGCTCCTGACCACGGTCACCGCGCAGCGTTTTCACGCCCACCGTGCCCTGCTCGACCTCATCATCCCCCATCACCAGGGCAATCTGCGCGCCGCTCTTGTCCGCCTTTTTGAACTGGCTCTTGATGCTGCCGCCGCCACAGTGGGTCATCAGTCGCAACTCGGGCAGCGCATCGCGCAGCTGTTCGGCCAGGATCAATCCCCTGGCCTGCGCCTTTTCCCCGCACAACACCAGATACACCTGCGGCAGGTTGGCGGGGCTTAAATTGTCACGCACCAGCTCAAGCAGGCGCTCGAGCCCCATGGCGAAACCGGCCGCCGGAACGGGCTTGCCGCCCAGCTGTTCCACCAGGCCATCGAACCGGCCGCCGGCACAGACCGTGCCCTGCGCGCCCAGCTGGTCCGTCACCCATTCAAACACCGTGCGCGAGTAGTAATCCAGACCGCGCACCAGACAGGGATTGATGCGATAGGCGATCCCCGCGCCGTCCAGTAGACCGCACAGGCGCGCGAAATGTTCACGCGACTCATCGTCCAGATGCTGCATGAGCTTGGGCGCCGACTCGATCAGCCCGGTCAGGGCCGGATTTTTTGAATCCAGAATACGCAACGGGTTGCTGTCGAGGCGACGCAGGCTGTCCTCATCCAGCACATCAAGGTGTTGATTGAGATAGGCCACCAGCTGCTGACGATACGCGGCACGCGACTGTTTGGTCCCCAGCGAGTTGATCTGCAGCTCCAGCCCATCGAGCCCGAGCTGTTGCCAGAAGCGGGCCGTCATAAAGATCAATTCCGCGTCCACATCCGGGCCAGCCATGCCAAAGGTTTCCACTCCCACCTGATGAAACTGGCGATAACGGCCTTTCTGCGGGCGCTCATGGCGGAACATCGGTCCCATGTACCACAGGCGCTGAAGCTGGTTATGTAACAGGCCATTCTGGATGCTGGCGCGCACGCATGGCGCCGTGCCTTCCGGGCGCATAGTCAGACTGTCGCCGTTGCGATCCTCGAAGGTGTACATCTCCTTTTCAACAATATCGGTGACTTCACCAATGGAGCGTTTGAACAGCTCGGTCTTTTCCACGATGGGAAAACGGATTTCCTGATAACCATAACTGGCGAGAACCGTGCGTATCGTCGATTCAAGCTGTTGCCAGTAAGGGGTGTCGTCCGGGGTGATGTCATTCATCCCCCGGATTGCCTGTATTAGTGCTTGTGCCACAATCTTGTTTCCAGTTTTTATTGTTCTATTCGCCGACTTGTCCGCAGTGCCAGCGTATTGCTACGCATCGACCTGCTGGATAGCGATCGCGCTGAGGCTATCGGCATTTTTCAGGCGACGGGCCACTTCCGCCCGCACCATCTTTTCCAGCTCATCCAGCATGTCTTCGTTGGATACCTTGTGATCGGGTTTGCCGCCGACATACAACAGATTCGGTTCACCACCGGCGAGACCGATATCGGCCTCACGCGCCTCACCCGGCCCGTTCACCACGCAGCCGATCACCGCCACGGTCATCGGCTCCAGAATATCCTCCAGGCGCTCTTCCAGCGCATTGACGGTCGATACCACATCAAACTGCTGCCGCGAACAGGAAGGACAGGCGATCAGGTTGATGCCTTTGCTGCGCACATGCAGGCTTTTGAGAATATCAAAACCCACCTTCACTTCCTGCACCGGATCCGCCGCCAGGGACACACGGATCGTGTCGCCGATACCGTCCGCCAGCAGCATGCCCAGGCCAATCGCCGATTTCACCGAGCCCGCGCGCAGTCCACCGGCCTCGGTGATGCCGAGGTGCAGGGGCTGTTCAATCTGGCCCGCCAGCAGGCGATAGGCGGCGACGGTCATGAACACATCCGAGGCCTTCAGGCTCACCTTGTAATTCTGGAAATCCAGACGATCCAGCATGTCGATATGGCGCATCGCCGATTCCACCAGGGCCTCGGGCGTGGGCTCACGGTATTTTTTCTGCAGGTCTTTTTCCAGTGAGCCGGCATTCACCCCGATACGGATAGGAATGCCATTGTCACGGGCCGCCGATACCACGGCCTGCACGCGATCCTCGCGACCGATATTGCCGGGATTGATGCGCAGGCAATCCACGCCCAGCTCGGCCACCCGCAAGGCGATCCTGTAATCAAAATGGATATCGCTGATCAGCGGCACATTCACCTGACGCTTGATTTCACCGAAGGCCTCGGCGGCCTCCATGCTCGGCACCGAGACGCGCACAATATCCACGCCCGCTGACTCCAGCGCACGGATCTGCGCCACGGTTGCCGCCACGTCGGTGGTTTCGGTATTGGTCATGCTCTGCACCGTCACCGGTGCATCACCACCCACGGGCACCTTGCCGACCATGATCTGGCGGGATTTACGGCGCTTTATCTGCTGGTATTCTGGTTTTTCAATCACGGCTTTTCATCACGGTTTTAAGATAGTCTTTTAAAATAGGTTTTCTAAATCACAGTCGCCTAACCATTGCCTAACCATTAGTGTTGCCTTCATCCGCGCCACCGACACGAAACCGCGCCGAGCGGCGCCCGGCATAGCGCGACAAATCATACGGCACACCGTTATAAAAAATTTCAACGCCGGGCACATATCCCAGCTGTACCTCAAACGGCGCAGCACCCGTTACCGTATGCGACATGCCGGCCTTGGCAAGGCGATAGATCAGTCGCGCTCCCCTTGCATCGGTGACCTCCACCCAGGAGTCGTCCCTAAAAACGATCGCCAGTTCTGCCTGCTGAAAGACTTCCGCCACGGCATCCATTTCCGCACCCTGGCCGGCAGGCCCCGCCTCGGTAGCAGGATCAGCCTCGGCGCCGGCGACACCACCGGGCGTCGCCATGTCCATCGTCGACGCCTGGGATAAGGGCACGGTGACCGGCCTGGATTCCCGATCGGCGGCGGAGAGGGGCTCAACCCCTCCAGGGGGTGGCGCAAATTCTGTCGCCGATTCCTTGCCTGTCTCCGATTCCGTCTGGCTATCGCCCGACCGCTGCTCGAGCGCATTGTCAACGGTCTCGTTGACCGTTTCATCCACTGCCTCGTTCGCTACCTCATCAACTACCTCGTTCGCCCGCTCGTCCGCCGTCTGTGCAACATACAGCGCGGCAACTACCAGCAAGACGATCAACAACACGCCCAGCAACACCGACATCAGCTCTACCCTGCCCGGCCGAAAAATGGTGCCGGTTGATGACGGCAGGGCCGTCGCGATCATGCCCTCCGGGTTTGATTCGGGGCCTGCAAACGCCCCCCCTTCAGCCGCATCCGCCGGCGACGACATCGCGCTCAAGGCCGAAAACTGCTCCAGCACGTCGTCGGCCGACAGCTCCAGCAACCGCGCATAGGCCCGCAGATAACCGGTCACAAACACCGGAATGGCGATGCCGGCAACCTCACTCCGCTCCAGCGACTCAATGGTGGATGGCGGCAGCTTCAGGCGGCGTGACACATCCGCCACGGACAGGCCCTGCGCCAGACGCGCCGCCTTCAATTGCTCGCCGGGCGCCAGCGCAGCGGCGTTTTCAGGCTCGGCGGCGTCCAGCAGAGACGGCTCCCCCCGATCCTGATTCATTTTCCGGCCTCTGTCCCTTGCCGGGTCTGGCCTGGCTGTTGCTCGGCCTGCTGCGCCTCTAACAATAGACGCAGTTCCTGCGAATCCGGAAAGTGGCGGCGCAACCGATTCTCGTAGTCACGCACCCGCGCCTCATCACCCAGGGCCTTTTCCACCTGAATCCCCAGCCATAGGCCTTCCGCGTTCAGGGGCGAGACCGCCTGGTAACGGGCCAGATAGGCCCGGCCTGACAGGGGATTGTCCTTTTCCACGCTGAGGCGTGCCATTTTCAACAGGGCCGAGGGCAGGCGAGGATCGATCTGCAAGGCCTTGCGCAAATAGGTTTCCGCCTTGTCCGGATCAGGGATTTGCAGGGCGCACAGGCCAAGGTTTTCCAGCGCCTGTGCCGGCGTACGATAATTGCGGCTCTGGATCGCCTTCAGAAAATAGGGCTCCGCCTCGGCGGGTCTTCCCGTCTGACACAGAAAAACGGCGTAGTTGTTGTGCATCGATCCGTCCTTGGGAGAAATTTCCAGCGCCCGTCGATAATGCATCTCGGCCTTTTCCGTATCTTCCAGCTCGGTATATATCAGGGCAATGACGCTGTGCGCCTCGGCATGATCAGGCAATGCCGCCAGGGCCTTCTGTAGTTTTTCCAGTGCCGCTTCCGCGCGCCCCTGCTGCAGATAGCCCAGGCCAAGACGCACATTGGTATCGGCAATTTCGAGATTTTTACTGTCTTCGCGCTGCTGCTCTTTTACCGTCGCGCAGGCGAACAATGTCGCGCCCAACATAACTAACAATAGCATTCGTAAGACATTCATCTGCATATCAGCCTAGCGCCACCTTGTGTTGATTACGTTTCGTTTTGTCTTCCACCTGACCGACCAGCTGCCCACAGGCCGCGTCAATATCATTGCCACGGGTGCGCCGCGTCAGGGTGATCAAACCGCCCTTGATCAACACATCCCGGAATCTGACAATCGCCTCATCGCTTGAGCGCCGGTATTGCGTGTTGGGGAAGGGATTAAACGGAATCAGATTAACCTTGGAGGGCACATCCTTCAGCACCTTCACCAGTTCCCTGGCATCAGCAATGCTGTCATTGACGCCATCCAGCATGACATATTCAATCGTCACCTTACGTCGGGTATCGCCACTGATGTACTGTTTGCAGGCATCCAGCACTTCGCGTATCGGGTATTTCTTATTCAGTGGCACCAGCACATCGCGCAGTGCATCGGTGGGTGCGTGCAAGGACAAGGCCAGGGCCACATCGCTGACCTCTTTCAGGCGTGCCAGTGCCGGCACCACACCAGAGGTGCTCACGGTCACCCGACGTTTCGACAGGCCATAGGCGAAATCATCCATCAACAGATCAATGGTTTTGACGGTGCTGTCAAAATTCAATAACGGCTCCCCCATGCCCATAAACACCACGTTGGAAATAATACGCTCAGCCTTGCCATTGGCAACCGGGTCCCAGCCCAGGGCCTTATTGGCGACCCACACCTGGCCAATAATTTCCGCCACGCTGAGGTTGCGGTTAAACCCCTGCTGCCCGGTTGAACAAAATGAACATTCCAGCGCACACCCCACCTGCGATGAAATGCACAGGGTGCCGCGATTTTTTTCGGGGATAAACACGGTCTCAACGGAGTTGCCGTTATCCAGTTTTAACAACCATTTGTGCGTGCCATCGGCAGAGGCCTGATCGATCAACACCTCCGGCGTGCGGATCTCCGCGACCTCTTCGAGCCGGGTACGCAGAGCTTTACTCAGGTTGGTCATCGCATCGAAGTTATCAACACCGTATTGGTGCAGCCACTGAATCACCTGCTTGGCACGAAAAGCCTTCTCCCCCAGCTCGAGGAAAAAGGCCTCCATGTCAGGCCGGGAAAAATTCAGCAGGTTGA contains the following coding sequences:
- the ispG gene encoding flavodoxin-dependent (E)-4-hydroxy-3-methylbut-2-enyl-diphosphate synthase translates to MEKPEYQQIKRRKSRQIMVGKVPVGGDAPVTVQSMTNTETTDVAATVAQIRALESAGVDIVRVSVPSMEAAEAFGEIKRQVNVPLISDIHFDYRIALRVAELGVDCLRINPGNIGREDRVQAVVSAARDNGIPIRIGVNAGSLEKDLQKKYREPTPEALVESAMRHIDMLDRLDFQNYKVSLKASDVFMTVAAYRLLAGQIEQPLHLGITEAGGLRAGSVKSAIGLGMLLADGIGDTIRVSLAADPVQEVKVGFDILKSLHVRSKGINLIACPSCSRQQFDVVSTVNALEERLEDILEPMTVAVIGCVVNGPGEAREADIGLAGGEPNLLYVGGKPDHKVSNEDMLDELEKMVRAEVARRLKNADSLSAIAIQQVDA
- the hisS gene encoding histidine--tRNA ligase, translating into MAQALIQAIRGMNDITPDDTPYWQQLESTIRTVLASYGYQEIRFPIVEKTELFKRSIGEVTDIVEKEMYTFEDRNGDSLTMRPEGTAPCVRASIQNGLLHNQLQRLWYMGPMFRHERPQKGRYRQFHQVGVETFGMAGPDVDAELIFMTARFWQQLGLDGLELQINSLGTKQSRAAYRQQLVAYLNQHLDVLDEDSLRRLDSNPLRILDSKNPALTGLIESAPKLMQHLDDESREHFARLCGLLDGAGIAYRINPCLVRGLDYYSRTVFEWVTDQLGAQGTVCAGGRFDGLVEQLGGKPVPAAGFAMGLERLLELVRDNLSPANLPQVYLVLCGEKAQARGLILAEQLRDALPELRLMTHCGGGSIKSQFKKADKSGAQIALVMGDDEVEQGTVGVKTLRGDRGQEQEMLQQSAVPAWLKDIIA
- the pilW gene encoding type IV pilus biogenesis/stability protein PilW; its protein translation is MNVLRMLLLVMLGATLFACATVKEQQREDSKNLEIADTNVRLGLGYLQQGRAEAALEKLQKALAALPDHAEAHSVIALIYTELEDTEKAEMHYRRALEISPKDGSMHNNYAVFLCQTGRPAEAEPYFLKAIQSRNYRTPAQALENLGLCALQIPDPDKAETYLRKALQIDPRLPSALLKMARLSVEKDNPLSGRAYLARYQAVSPLNAEGLWLGIQVEKALGDEARVRDYENRLRRHFPDSQELRLLLEAQQAEQQPGQTRQGTEAGK
- the rlmN gene encoding 23S rRNA (adenine(2503)-C(2))-methyltransferase RlmN, yielding MSTKVNLLNFSRPDMEAFFLELGEKAFRAKQVIQWLHQYGVDNFDAMTNLSKALRTRLEEVAEIRTPEVLIDQASADGTHKWLLKLDNGNSVETVFIPEKNRGTLCISSQVGCALECSFCSTGQQGFNRNLSVAEIIGQVWVANKALGWDPVANGKAERIISNVVFMGMGEPLLNFDSTVKTIDLLMDDFAYGLSKRRVTVSTSGVVPALARLKEVSDVALALSLHAPTDALRDVLVPLNKKYPIREVLDACKQYISGDTRRKVTIEYVMLDGVNDSIADARELVKVLKDVPSKVNLIPFNPFPNTQYRRSSDEAIVRFRDVLIKGGLITLTRRTRGNDIDAACGQLVGQVEDKTKRNQHKVALG
- a CDS encoding DUF4115 domain-containing protein, whose product is MNQDRGEPSLLDAAEPENAAALAPGEQLKAARLAQGLSVADVSRRLKLPPSTIESLERSEVAGIAIPVFVTGYLRAYARLLELSADDVLEQFSALSAMSSPADAAEGGAFAGPESNPEGMIATALPSSTGTIFRPGRVELMSVLLGVLLIVLLVVAALYVAQTADERANEVVDEVANEAVDETVNETVDNALEQRSGDSQTESETGKESATEFAPPPGGVEPLSAADRESRPVTVPLSQASTMDMATPGGVAGAEADPATEAGPAGQGAEMDAVAEVFQQAELAIVFRDDSWVEVTDARGARLIYRLAKAGMSHTVTGAAPFEVQLGYVPGVEIFYNGVPYDLSRYAGRRSARFRVGGADEGNTNG
- a CDS encoding tetratricopeptide repeat protein; amino-acid sequence: MDVYTTEEQQVEAIKKWWHDNKWSVIGGVVIGISALWGGRAWLDNQQAYAEAASANYQMMLEQMSRGSIEDASTQGALLLGQFADTPYSSLAALAMATIKLNAGDAAAASSHLRWALDNSEEPAVKQEARLRLAKLLLAEAKFDEALALLAGADTGVYTAAYEELRGDIHLAAGQPEAARTAYTRALVALTPAERGRELLQMKLDDLGAAADPAQAAAGDVS